In one Silene latifolia isolate original U9 population chromosome 10, ASM4854445v1, whole genome shotgun sequence genomic region, the following are encoded:
- the LOC141606911 gene encoding vacuolar protein sorting-associated protein 54, chloroplastic isoform X1, producing the protein MESRASFSGRMNHDAAQSRDSSSSSSSNSNSSSLLRTTSLSFEHNLSSILNNPHSSRSTDASWLGWWSSSTSLVLPEFAPINTSRPDLDTDFRTYLSSISDQYSRFEDIRNHTTKETEETDKSQGGGGGQGEALVACLRQVPALYFKEDFQLEDGATFRAACPFTTVADNLLLQERLSHYLDVVEMHLVKEISMRSNSFFEAQQQLGDLSVKIVEGCQGIRVLKETVSLLDADVVGTAKDIHDFSSMRTNLLSLQHKLRLILYVNQALTALKLLVTSADCAGALDIADDLQHLLNGDELTGLHCFRHLRDHVAASMESINSILSAEFMRASLHDAGNLDSLIVSRAKERASISSNGRLDDVHLDEEETSYIRDRLLPIIIGLLRTAKLPSVLRMYRDTLTADMKTAIKTSVAELLPVLVARLPESDLSAGERTADADGGGSSLASRLRSLSTESFIQLLSAVFKIVLAHLIRAAEVKKSIEWIMSNLDGHYAAESVAAAIAHGAAATESAQDGDSSGYSLVTYSPQRSATKVLTLQGKANDVTSQSSMSKNFRADVLRENAEGVFAACDAAHGRWAKLLGVRAILHPKIRLQEFLSIYSITQEFINATEKIGGRLGYSIRGTLQSQAKAFVDFQHESRAAKIKAVLDQETWSEVDVPDEFQAIVASMLSSDLLVTGNDVGDQDGDVALSNGETTMSESNSESVARHPLDQIQPNNVYNGTTNVEISQRSSEGNDTNRTDAATTAARSRNSNTKTLTYRGVEYHMVNCGLILLKMLSEYIDMNDSLPTLSAEIVHRVVEVLKFFNTRSCQLVLGAHAMQVSGLKSITSKHLALASQVVSFVYAIIPDIRRILFLKVPENRKTLLQSAMDRVAQDYKHHQDEIHNKLVQIMSERLLHHLRGLPQIVETWNKPDDGDTQSSQFAKSLTKEVNYLQRILSRMLHEVDLNKIFGQVVQTFHARISEAYSSLEINTPQAKTRLHRDIQQILGCIRSLPTGISSNSGVANWGLLDEFLAQRFEGEPATST; encoded by the exons aTGGAGTCGCGAGCTTCCTTCTCAGGAAGGATGAATCACGACGCAGCACAGTCGAGAGATAGCAGCAGTAGTAGCAGCAGTAACAGCAACAGCAGCAGTTTATTGAGAACAACAAGCTTATCTTTCGAGCACAATCTCTCTTCCATCCTTAACAACCCTCACTCTTCCCGATCTACAGACGCTTCTTGGTTAGGTTGGTGGTCTTCCTCTACTTCTCTCGTTTTACCCGAATTCGCTCCCATCAACACCTCCAGACCCGACTTAGACACCGATTTCCGGACATACTTGTCCTCCATTTCGGATCAATACTCCCGATTCGAGGATATCAGGAATCACACCACCAAGGAAACAGAAGAAACCGATAAGAgccaaggaggaggaggaggacaaggtgaggcATTGGTAGCTTGCTTGAGACAAGTCCCTGCATTGTACTTTAAGGAGGATTTCCAGCTTGAAGATGGTGCCACCTTCCGTGCTGCCTGCCCCTTCACCACTGTCGCTGACAATCTCCTCCTGCAGGAGAGGTTGTCTCACTATCTTGATGTCGTTGAGATGCATTTGGTCAAGGAGATTTCCATGCGTTCAAACTCCTTCTTCGAGGCGCAGCAGCAGCTTGGAGACTTGAGTGTTAAGATTGTGGAAGGCTGTCAGGGGATTAGGGTCTTGAAGGAGACTGTCAGCCTGTTGGATGCCGATGTTGTTGGGACTGCTAAGGATATTCACGATTTTAGTTCCATGAGGACTAACTTGTTATCACTTCAGCACAAGTTACGTCTTATTCTTTACGTCAATCAAGCTCTTACTGCCCTCAAATTG CTTGTTACATCAGCCGATTGTGCCGGAGCATTGGATATTGCTGATGATTTGCAGCATTTGCTG AACGGTGATGAGTTGACTGGTCTTCACTGCTTTCGCCATCTTCGTGACCATGTAGCTGCTTCAATGGAGTCCATAAACAG CATTCTTTCAGCAGAATTTATGCGTGCATCTTTGCACGATGCTGGGAATTTGGATTCTTTAATTGTGTCAAGAGCAAAGGAGAGAGCTTCAATATCTAGTAACGGAAGGCTTGATGAT GTTCATTTGGACGAAGAAGAAACCTCTTATATACGTGATCGTCTTCTGCCAATAATAATTGGATTACTGAGAACC GCAAAACTACCATCGGTCCTGAGGATGTACCGTGACACCCTTACTGCTGATATGAAAACAGCTATTAAGACTTCAGTAGCAGAGCTGCTTCCTGTTCTTGTTGCTCGACTTCCTGAGTCAGATTTATCGGCTGGAGAGAGAACTGCTGATGCAGATG GTGGAGGCTCATCTCTTGCAAGCAGGTTGAGGAGCTTATCAACTGAAAGCTTTATTCAATTACTAAGTGCTGTTTTCAAGATTGTCTTG GCACATTTAATTCGGGCAGCTGAAGTGAAAAAATCCATAGAGTGGATCATGTCTAATCTGGATGGTCATTATGCAGCTGAGTCGGTTGCTGCTGCTATAGCTCATGGTGCTGCGGCAACAGAATCTGCTCAAGATGGTGACAGCTCAGGATATAGTTTAGTCACATACTCTCCCCAAAGAAGTGCTACCAAGGTCCTGACTTTGCAAGGGAAGGCAAATGATGTAACAAGCCAGTCAAGCATGTCTAAAAATTTTCG AGCTGACGTGTTACGAGAAAATGCCGAGGGTGTCTTTGCAGCTTGTGATGCTGCCCATGGAAGATGGGCAAAACTTCTTGGTGTGCGTGCTATTCTTCACCCTAAGATTCGATTGCAGGAGTTTTTAAGTATCTACAGCATTACTCAAGAATTTATAAATGCTACTGAAAAG ATAGGTGGAAGGTTGGGATATAGTATAAGAGGTACACTTCAGTCACAAGCGAAAGCATTTGTCGATTTTCAGCACGAGTCTCGA GCGGCCAAAATCAAAGCAGTGTTAGATCAAGAGACATGGTCTGAGGTTGATGTCCCCGATGAGTTCCAGGCCATTGTTGCTTCCATGCTGAGCTCTGATCTCTTGGTTACTGGTAATGATGTTGGTGATCAGGATGGTGATGTTGCGCTGAGCAATGGTGAGACAACCATGTCGGAGAGTAACAGTGAGTCTGTTGCTAGGCATCCTCTGGACCAAATACAACCTAACAATGTTTATAATGGTACTACAAACGTAGAGATCTCTCAGCGCTCCAGTGAGGGAAATGACACAAATAGAACTGATGCTGCCACCACTGCAGCCCGCAGCAGAAACAGTAACACAAAAACACTAACTTACAGAGGTGTTGAATATCACATGGTTAACTG TGGCTTAATATTGCTGAAGATGCTGTCAGAGTATATTGACATGAATGATAGTTTACCAACGCTTTCAGCAGAAATAGTTCACCGTGTCGTAgaagttttgaaattttttaatacAAGGTCCTGCCAGCTGGTTCTTGGTGCTCACGCCATGCAG GTCTCTGGCTTGAAATCTATAACATCTAAGCATTTGGCTTTGGCAAGTCAAGTCGTCAGCTTTGTTTATGCTATTATTCCTG ACATCAGGCGGATCCTTTTTCTCAAAGTACCAGAAAATAGAAAGACACTGTTGCAGTCTGCGATGGACCGGGTGGCACAG GATTATAAGCATCACCAAGATGAGATACATAATAAGCTGGTCCAGATTATGAGTGAGAGGTTGCTGCATCATTTACGAGGGTTGCCTCAAATTGTTGAAACTTGGAACAAGCCTGATGATGGTGACACGCAATCAAGTCAGTTTGCGAAATCATTGACAAAG GAAGTTAATTATCTTCAACGTATCTTGTCTCGAATGCTTCATGAAGTGGATCTCAACAAGATTTTTGG GCAAGTGGTCCAGACATTCCATGCAAGAATTTCAGAAGCATATTCATCCTTGGAAATTAACACTCCTCAAGCAAAAACAAG ACTGCATAGGGACATCCAACAAATTCTGGGGTGCATTCGATCCCTTCCTACTGGTATAAGTAGTAACTCTGGTGTTGCAAACTGGGGACTGCTTGATGAGTTTTTGGCTCAAAGATTTGAAGGGGAACCTGCTACATCAACGTGA
- the LOC141606912 gene encoding anaerobic nitrite reductase HB2: MAFTEKEEGLVKESWEILKQNIPENSLRFFTIILEIAPAAKDLFSFLRDSNEIPQNNPKLKAHAVKVFKMTCESAIQLREKGQVVVGETTLKYLGALHLKSGVADPHFEVVKEVLLKTVEEAVGDKWSVETKDAWSAAYDQLAAAIKAEMKAEETS; this comes from the exons ATGGCATTCACAGAAAAGGAGGAAGGTCTGGTGAAAGAATCATGGGAGATTCTGAAGCAAAATATTCCAGAAAATAGCCTTCGATTCTTTACAAT AATATTGGAGATAGCACCTGCAGCCAAAGATTTATTCTCATTTCTAAGAGATTCCAATGAAATCCCACAAAACAATCCCAAGCTCAAAGCTCATGCTGTCAAGGTTTTCAAAATG ACATGTGAATCAGCAATTCAACTACGAGAGAAAGGTCAAGTGGTGGTTGGAGAAACAACCCTCAAGTACTTGGGAGCTCTTCATTTAAAGAGTGGGGTGGCTGATCCCCATTTTGAG GTGGTGAAAGAAGTGCTACTAAAGACAGTAGAAGAAGCAGTTGGAGATAAATGGAGCGTGGAAACAAAAGATGCTTGGAGTGCCGCCTATGATCAGCTGGCTGCTGCTATTAAGGCTGAGATGAAGGCCGAAGAGACCTCTTAA
- the LOC141606911 gene encoding vacuolar protein sorting-associated protein 54, chloroplastic isoform X2: protein MESRASFSGRMNHDAAQSRDSSSSSSSNSNSSSLLRTTSLSFEHNLSSILNNPHSSRSTDASWLGWWSSSTSLVLPEFAPINTSRPDLDTDFRTYLSSISDQYSRFEDIRNHTTKETEETDKSQGGGGGQGEALVACLRQVPALYFKEDFQLEDGATFRAACPFTTVADNLLLQERLSHYLDVVEMHLVKEISMRSNSFFEAQQQLGDLSVKIVEGCQGIRVLKETVSLLDADVVGTAKDIHDFSSMRTNLLSLQHKLRLILYVNQALTALKLLVTSADCAGALDIADDLQHLLNGDELTGLHCFRHLRDHVAASMESINSILSAEFMRASLHDAGNLDSLIVSRAKERASISSNGRLDDVHLDEEETSYIRDRLLPIIIGLLRTAKLPSVLRMYRDTLTADMKTAIKTSVAELLPVLVARLPESDLSAGERTADADGGGSSLASRLRSLSTESFIQLLSAVFKIVLAHLIRAAEVKKSIEWIMSNLDGHYAAESVAAAIAHGAAATESAQDGDSSGYSLVTYSPQRSATKVLTLQGKANDVTSQSSMSKNFRADVLRENAEGVFAACDAAHGRWAKLLGVRAILHPKIRLQEFLSIYSITQEFINATEKIGGRLGYSIRGTLQSQAKAFVDFQHESRAAKIKAVLDQETWSEVDVPDEFQAIVASMLSSDLLVTGNDVGDQDGDVALSNEISQRSSEGNDTNRTDAATTAARSRNSNTKTLTYRGVEYHMVNCGLILLKMLSEYIDMNDSLPTLSAEIVHRVVEVLKFFNTRSCQLVLGAHAMQVSGLKSITSKHLALASQVVSFVYAIIPDIRRILFLKVPENRKTLLQSAMDRVAQDYKHHQDEIHNKLVQIMSERLLHHLRGLPQIVETWNKPDDGDTQSSQFAKSLTKEVNYLQRILSRMLHEVDLNKIFGQVVQTFHARISEAYSSLEINTPQAKTRLHRDIQQILGCIRSLPTGISSNSGVANWGLLDEFLAQRFEGEPATST, encoded by the exons aTGGAGTCGCGAGCTTCCTTCTCAGGAAGGATGAATCACGACGCAGCACAGTCGAGAGATAGCAGCAGTAGTAGCAGCAGTAACAGCAACAGCAGCAGTTTATTGAGAACAACAAGCTTATCTTTCGAGCACAATCTCTCTTCCATCCTTAACAACCCTCACTCTTCCCGATCTACAGACGCTTCTTGGTTAGGTTGGTGGTCTTCCTCTACTTCTCTCGTTTTACCCGAATTCGCTCCCATCAACACCTCCAGACCCGACTTAGACACCGATTTCCGGACATACTTGTCCTCCATTTCGGATCAATACTCCCGATTCGAGGATATCAGGAATCACACCACCAAGGAAACAGAAGAAACCGATAAGAgccaaggaggaggaggaggacaaggtgaggcATTGGTAGCTTGCTTGAGACAAGTCCCTGCATTGTACTTTAAGGAGGATTTCCAGCTTGAAGATGGTGCCACCTTCCGTGCTGCCTGCCCCTTCACCACTGTCGCTGACAATCTCCTCCTGCAGGAGAGGTTGTCTCACTATCTTGATGTCGTTGAGATGCATTTGGTCAAGGAGATTTCCATGCGTTCAAACTCCTTCTTCGAGGCGCAGCAGCAGCTTGGAGACTTGAGTGTTAAGATTGTGGAAGGCTGTCAGGGGATTAGGGTCTTGAAGGAGACTGTCAGCCTGTTGGATGCCGATGTTGTTGGGACTGCTAAGGATATTCACGATTTTAGTTCCATGAGGACTAACTTGTTATCACTTCAGCACAAGTTACGTCTTATTCTTTACGTCAATCAAGCTCTTACTGCCCTCAAATTG CTTGTTACATCAGCCGATTGTGCCGGAGCATTGGATATTGCTGATGATTTGCAGCATTTGCTG AACGGTGATGAGTTGACTGGTCTTCACTGCTTTCGCCATCTTCGTGACCATGTAGCTGCTTCAATGGAGTCCATAAACAG CATTCTTTCAGCAGAATTTATGCGTGCATCTTTGCACGATGCTGGGAATTTGGATTCTTTAATTGTGTCAAGAGCAAAGGAGAGAGCTTCAATATCTAGTAACGGAAGGCTTGATGAT GTTCATTTGGACGAAGAAGAAACCTCTTATATACGTGATCGTCTTCTGCCAATAATAATTGGATTACTGAGAACC GCAAAACTACCATCGGTCCTGAGGATGTACCGTGACACCCTTACTGCTGATATGAAAACAGCTATTAAGACTTCAGTAGCAGAGCTGCTTCCTGTTCTTGTTGCTCGACTTCCTGAGTCAGATTTATCGGCTGGAGAGAGAACTGCTGATGCAGATG GTGGAGGCTCATCTCTTGCAAGCAGGTTGAGGAGCTTATCAACTGAAAGCTTTATTCAATTACTAAGTGCTGTTTTCAAGATTGTCTTG GCACATTTAATTCGGGCAGCTGAAGTGAAAAAATCCATAGAGTGGATCATGTCTAATCTGGATGGTCATTATGCAGCTGAGTCGGTTGCTGCTGCTATAGCTCATGGTGCTGCGGCAACAGAATCTGCTCAAGATGGTGACAGCTCAGGATATAGTTTAGTCACATACTCTCCCCAAAGAAGTGCTACCAAGGTCCTGACTTTGCAAGGGAAGGCAAATGATGTAACAAGCCAGTCAAGCATGTCTAAAAATTTTCG AGCTGACGTGTTACGAGAAAATGCCGAGGGTGTCTTTGCAGCTTGTGATGCTGCCCATGGAAGATGGGCAAAACTTCTTGGTGTGCGTGCTATTCTTCACCCTAAGATTCGATTGCAGGAGTTTTTAAGTATCTACAGCATTACTCAAGAATTTATAAATGCTACTGAAAAG ATAGGTGGAAGGTTGGGATATAGTATAAGAGGTACACTTCAGTCACAAGCGAAAGCATTTGTCGATTTTCAGCACGAGTCTCGA GCGGCCAAAATCAAAGCAGTGTTAGATCAAGAGACATGGTCTGAGGTTGATGTCCCCGATGAGTTCCAGGCCATTGTTGCTTCCATGCTGAGCTCTGATCTCTTGGTTACTGGTAATGATGTTGGTGATCAGGATGGTGATGTTGCGCTGAGCAATG AGATCTCTCAGCGCTCCAGTGAGGGAAATGACACAAATAGAACTGATGCTGCCACCACTGCAGCCCGCAGCAGAAACAGTAACACAAAAACACTAACTTACAGAGGTGTTGAATATCACATGGTTAACTG TGGCTTAATATTGCTGAAGATGCTGTCAGAGTATATTGACATGAATGATAGTTTACCAACGCTTTCAGCAGAAATAGTTCACCGTGTCGTAgaagttttgaaattttttaatacAAGGTCCTGCCAGCTGGTTCTTGGTGCTCACGCCATGCAG GTCTCTGGCTTGAAATCTATAACATCTAAGCATTTGGCTTTGGCAAGTCAAGTCGTCAGCTTTGTTTATGCTATTATTCCTG ACATCAGGCGGATCCTTTTTCTCAAAGTACCAGAAAATAGAAAGACACTGTTGCAGTCTGCGATGGACCGGGTGGCACAG GATTATAAGCATCACCAAGATGAGATACATAATAAGCTGGTCCAGATTATGAGTGAGAGGTTGCTGCATCATTTACGAGGGTTGCCTCAAATTGTTGAAACTTGGAACAAGCCTGATGATGGTGACACGCAATCAAGTCAGTTTGCGAAATCATTGACAAAG GAAGTTAATTATCTTCAACGTATCTTGTCTCGAATGCTTCATGAAGTGGATCTCAACAAGATTTTTGG GCAAGTGGTCCAGACATTCCATGCAAGAATTTCAGAAGCATATTCATCCTTGGAAATTAACACTCCTCAAGCAAAAACAAG ACTGCATAGGGACATCCAACAAATTCTGGGGTGCATTCGATCCCTTCCTACTGGTATAAGTAGTAACTCTGGTGTTGCAAACTGGGGACTGCTTGATGAGTTTTTGGCTCAAAGATTTGAAGGGGAACCTGCTACATCAACGTGA